The Larimichthys crocea isolate SSNF chromosome XII, L_crocea_2.0, whole genome shotgun sequence region GCAGGTGTGGCCGTGTCGGTTTGCTACCTCCATGTCGGCTCTGTGCTCCACCAGGTAGCGTACGATTTCCAGGTGGCCATCAAAGCAGGCTGCTCGCAGCGGCGTTGAGTTAGTTAGTGTTGCGTTGTTGACTGAGGCACCGTGTTTTAGTAGCGTCTTGACCACGGGGAGGTGACCGGCCGCCGACGCCGCCCACAGCGGCGGAGCCCCCTCGATGGTCTCGCCGTCAAAGTTAACCGCCCCCCCGAGTTCAACATTTGCTTTACAATGTTCAAGGAGGTAATCTACAACCTCTAAATGTCCGTAACGAGAGGCTATCAACAGAGGAGTGCCtccttgtgttttctcctcgGCTAAAGCCTCCAGCTCCTCAGGAGTTTTGTTGCTCAGCAACTTCTGGATAAGTTTCAGCTTACCATCTCTGGCCGCGTTGAAAACCGCCGTCGTTATGTCCATTTTACAGGCTCTGAGCTGCCGTGCTGGACACCAACCCCATAACCACTCGTTTATGGAAAAACTGTCGCGTCTGTTTTTGAATACCAGAGGGCAGGAATCATAGTTTGGACTCGGTTTCTAGCTCACATCTTTCTGCCATTTTGAGGGTGCTGTCAAGATGGCGTTTGTGTTGTTTGACAGGTCTATGTTTACGACGGCAGCGAGGCATTCTGGGTGACGTAGTTTTGATGGAATTCACTCGTCCGAGCACAGGAGGCGTTTTACCACTTCGAAAGAACTACATTCTCCACGATGCAGGCGAGTTAAATGACCCACCAGCTGATGGGTTCGTTTGTTATGATTGTTCGGACCAACAAGGAGCGCTAGCTCACGTAGACGGAGGGTGCCAGCTGATGCCCGGCTCACAAACCAAATACACCCACAGCAGGAGGAATTTAAATGGAGTGGATACatataaacaaaattaaatgatgtataatttatttaattacattaaaacacaacacaaacattgttAACATATTCCTTATTCTATTTCTGGACAAACTGGGAAACAGAATCAGAGattattactatattattaaTACATGTCAAATAGATTTTCACAAAGAAGTAATttggcttgttgttttggtgcacaacaaacattaagtaaaacaTGTAAGGAAGATAAAAGCCAGTACTAGaagatgtaaatatatgtaaaatatgtttttaaaattaaaagagaTTTAGATGTAGTTTTTTGTAGGTATGTGCAAGATATATAACGTTGTCAtccaaaagataaaaaaaaataaaaataataattaatgtagTGCATATAGGCAGTAGACCTTAATGTAACATCATGCAAACATTAATGTAGGGTCTGGAGTGGAGGGTAAGAGTCAGTGTCAGCCTTGTTGATGAGGCCAGTAGTAGTTGGAAAAAAGTTACAGACATATATAAGACAATGAAGTCTTCTCCTGTGACTAATTATCACAAAACtactaaaaaaatgtgtgttcatcCAATGATATTCAACATTTATTGCCACAATGACCAGAAAATTGTGTGTTTGCCATAATTTCAGATAATCAGTTTGAGCCTAAATTAAACAGACCAAGGAAGGCTAAAGAAACCAGCACAGTCAAATGACAGTAACTTGATCTCACAGACACTGAGGCCTCCTGCATTATGAGCAAACATCATCTGCTGCCAACAGCATCAGGCTTCTGCAGTCATGTCACATTAATAGGGTAGTGAATAACAAGGTGGTTAAGCCATACTCCGCCATTAAATCAGTACTGTTAATACTGTTTAATAGCACTTGCAGTAATTTTGCAGCCATCACTAGGGAAGTAATTCATTTTCCATGCTGGTACTGTGAAATTCCTGCATTAGCAATAGCATCTAGGTAATTATCATATATTTACAACCCTCatataaaaaaaggaaggaacGATCAAATAAATATCTGCATAGTAAGTAGCTGTGGAATTAAGACTGATCTGAACATCTTGAAGAGTCTTGAGGAGATCACATTACTTTATTCTCCTTTGCACAGCCATAATATTGACTTCGATATTGACATGCATGAAGCTGTGCGTGAACTTCGGGACCTTACATTTATGCAAATGTGGATattgacttttttcttctgtatctCTCCACAGTATGAAAAATCATATGCCTACTTTCATATGCATAAATGCAGTCTGGCGTGCAGCATATTGCAGCTGTTGATGAGAACTGTAGTAGGATTAgaatatgttataaaaattcATAGAAGAAGTTCACTTCTTGGGATTTGAATACTGGTGTAATGACATGACACCTCGTCTTGCTGACAGCATCCCAAAgcccttttcaagctttttctTAAActaaagaaaggaaacaaacaataaaaacattctacagtaagtttaatgtttgttttatagaATATATAATGTTTACAAATTAAAACTTTGAGTAGGTCATGTAGAGAGGAAATTCAGGACACAATCCATGTCTTATTACCTTGCTGGCAGTCAGATGGGGTTATATTCACCGCACACATTTCTTGCCAAAAAGTCGATGTAATCGTTACTTAAAATGAATGATCATTGAATTTAGAAGTGCCTGTGAGGCATCTTAAGCTTAACCTTGACTCTCCATCGCCTCGGCCAATATCACAAGGGAGCTGTAGTGATTGctaaaatctgtgaaaaacagGTATATAAAATATCATAGTAATAAGCGCGAGGTATCCAATGAAGTACCACTGTTTTGAAAACATAACCGCCCAACTGTCTTTAGAATCTGATTATAAAATCCTCTGATTATAAAAAAGATTCTGATTGGTGCACAGAACTGCTGTATGAATCATGTGTGTTGACTGTGCATATGACAATAAATCTTTTGAAtctttaaaatacattcaaatcactaagaaaaacagaagagacgGAAATATTTCATGTGAAGTAACCAAAACTGTTCTAACTTTGGCAGAGAATGTTTCCATAATGAACCCCATTACTAATAGTGAGACGATGActaagaaaatacattttttgggTTCTAAAATGCTCATTGGTTTACTTAATCCAGAGATTATTAGACAATCACAGTCTACAAAGGCAAAAAGAATTACTTAATTTTCCTCACTAGTTTTATCTTTTTGCTTTCATGTCGGTGGGAAATTAATGTTCTTGAAGCCCACAAATGAATGTGTCCCACTTGCCTGTGGGGACTTATTTCAGTACTTTATAAGCAAATGGAGCTGGCTGCAGATCACCCTACATCATGAGGCTGAGAGTGTTCTCagagtgtttacattttttaatgaaatgtatttttctttccttttcaggGTCACAGGAGCATCTGTCTTAGCGTATATATGGGCAGATGGGATAAAACAGCAGGTTATCAGGCAATTAAAAGTTGCTTTcaatgtaataatattttttggGGGACTGTAATGTGTCATTCTGATGTTTCACCAGTAGAGGAGGCATAAGATCCACTCTTGGATCATGCGCTTCAATGCTTAATGGAACCAACATGCATACCTGACAAATGTATGTTTGGACAATTATGGTTATGTTTTACTCCCTCGGTAGAAATAAATTTTAATATATcaatcaaaacatcaaacactgaacattaaACATATTACTGTACAGATAAATGATATCCAGAGTAGCAGAGTAATTGAGCCATGATTAAACCTCCTGTTGTccttaataataatttgaaactCACTGGAGGGCAGCCTGAGTAGCAGGCATAATTTCAAAATTAAACAGGGAGTTTGGCTGCGCACAGAGACAATATTGCATGCAAAGACCCAGGATTAAAAGCCTCACAAATGACACCCAGCCCGTGTCTGTCTCAGAGGACCCAGCCTCCAACTTATTTGCAAAGGAGGGTTTGTAATCATTTCTTAGGGCTTGCTCCTGATCCTGAGGAATTAATAGAAGATaaaatcacagagacaaagctGCAGGCTGAAAACAGCATCAGTGAGAGTttagtatttttattcataagtAGTTCAAAAGCATGTCACGACATGTAACAGTCATTAATTTTACATCCAAGGTCAATTAAAATCTAATTCCCAAATATACATTTTACCAAGTACACAGAGGCATTGTTGATTTTCCACAGGAACGTGCACGTTATATTACTGCATTATTACAAAAAATAcagcttcatattaaacaaAGTCATCATTGCATCACAGCTGATATGATACTGAGCCACAACACAAAGCTCATCAGAGAAGGCAACACCTTTTGTAACTCAATACTTAGAGAGAAATAGTCAAGGACGACAGCTCCACTGCTCACATTGCTAATATACTGATAAGCATGTAAATAACGGTAGTTTCCATTTGTTTGACCTAGACCGAGCCCAAGTGATCTCAAGTGGAACTTTTAATTCTACACAGGCCTAATTTTTTGTCCATTGATACAGTGTGCAAGATGCAGCTCCTTTGTCATTAGCATTATCAGTATGCTTTCACATTCCCAGTATCAGATCTGTGGACTGGGATAGAAAGGGCCTTCGAGACGTGGAGCTGCTTATTTTCACTGAAGTCTGACGGGGACTCCCTAGAGGCCCGCGAGCAGCTCACTGAGCAGCACCTCCCTTTCTCCTAGAAGCACGTCTCTCCTCAGACTGGTTCCTTTGTTCACTACTTTTATCTTCATGGCCAGACTCTTTACTTGTGACTGGGGCAGTGCGTCAAAGAAAAAGTCCTCATTAAATACTGGATTCCTGCTATTCTTGATGATGGTGCtcctctgtttctgctgcttgcCAGGATTCAGATAGAGTGCTACACAGCAGTTAATGCTTTTAAGGTCCGTTTGCCTGTCGTAAAGGGCCTCAGCTGCGAGCACACGCACCCTCAGGCGAGCTGCCTCTGGGTCGTAGTGAGTGCTCAGCCTCAGTGTCCCCCCCTTGTGGAGGTTTACAGTGTGCTCACGCTGCAGGAGGTCTGAAGCTGCCCCTCTTAAGATACTGCTTTTACATCCACGAAAGGCAGGAGAGGGGGGGCAGCGCATGCGGCGGCGCTGCATGTTGGGGCTGTTGTCTGCTGAGCTGCAATCATCAGTGGAGAGAGAACTGTGGCGTGCCAAGGAGCGCTTGGCACGAGAGACCttaagggagagagaaaaagcaatgGGTAAACATACAGAATACAGCCTGATGCTACATCAAAAAAGGGAAACCCTTAAACACGCACAGACTCTTCGAGAAACAATCCTCACCTTGGCTTGTGTCTCCTGGGTAATGGAGCGtaggagagaggcagagcgggACAGGAGAGGGGAGTTAAAGGGGGATGACTCGGCTGAGGAGCAGGTGTCACTCTCTCCACCACTGAAATAGCGGTAAGGGTTTGGGTCTGCTGGGGCCAGAAGAGTCCCCCCTTGGGATCGCCTCTGGGAGTTCGGGGAGGTGAGAGGGCTGCAGGGGTCGCTGTGGAATAGGCTCTCCTTACGTCGAGTATGAGGAGACTCCACCAGGGTGGAAAAGCCATAGGAGGTCTGAGCCTTGGGGACGTATGGTAGAGACATTGCAGTCTGTGATTGGGGGTCTGCATTAGTGTTAACGTCAACGCTGACCTTGTCTGCAGGTCCAGCACCAGGTTCGTCAGCGCTCTCTATTTGGATGATGTGACGGTTGGCTGACTTCTGGAGATTTCCAAGGCGGGAAAAGAGGCGAGGGCTGCAGGGGTTCTTGCTGCTCCTAGCTCTGGGGCTCTGGCTGCAGATAGCATGGTCAGAGGAGGAGGGTCGTAATGTGCAATGCTGTGGTTCTGGGGTGAGAGACTCCTCTGGTGGGCAGCAGATCAGTTTTGGGGGGATGAAGAAATCAGGGATCTTCTCTGGAGTAAGGACATTGgcataaacagaaacaggaatGGCCTCTACTGTTTGTGGGGGCTGGGATTGTGTCCCACTGCTCTCCACAGAGCTACGGAGCTTCTCCAGTAGCCACATGCCCACTCAGATGCCTCAGCTAACAGTTTCTCTGTGAACAGAAAAGTGATGcatgaagaggagggaggacatCAAaccataacaaacacacaaaaatcaacatttttctcGAGGTTTACTAATTATTATTCCCCAAATAAGACACAAACCTCACACTAAATATATGTTGCCTTTTACACCTCACTAGAAAACCAATCTCTTGAACCATGAATCTCACTAATTAGTAAGGGAGAGTAAACATATAAGTTGCAGGCAAGaaggacacatttctttcacatttcattaaaaGAGTGTCTAAGCACCTCCAAACAgcactttaattaaatgtgtaaatCAGTGCGCAAACATagtgagataaaaaaataaaccttaaAATTCCCCCCTAAACGATTTAAACAAGCGCAGTTGAGTTCTATCATCTCAGACAAATCAAGCATATGTAACTGATCAAACCACTGCTATGTCTTATTTctgtattatttcttttttctcaataaaatcaCTTAAGTCGTTGGAATTGGAATtacttatttaaataaatgagcGAAGGCGCATCTAAAtaactttttcccccctcacacaAAACCCCATGAAGTACCATCGCTTCACATATCTAACATCTAacatcaaacataaacaaacctgTTGGATGTTGAAGTCTTTCTCCCGTTTCCTTCGAAAAACGGCGTGCGCTCCTCAGCAACCTCTCCAAGCGCTCTGCGCGTAAAAGGTGTTTTCCCGTCAGTCCAACTCCAAGTGTGAACCAAAACGTCTGCCAGTGGTGAAAGACCGCTACATGAGGCACTCCCGCTTTATACGGCGGGGTCTCTGACTTCTGAGCCAATGAGAAGGTTGTGAAACTCACCCATGATATTTACCATTAAACTATTCTCGCCACGAGGTTGGGGGTGGGCGATCTAATCTAAAGGCTGTTGTTTCATCACCCACAAAGTGTTGCAAATTATGTATGTTTCATATCGCTCGCCTCATTGATTTGAAGAGAGCGTCACAGGGATTTTATTTAGCGTTCACGTGAGCTCTCATCTATTCTCTCATGTATTATTGTCAGATAGTGCCTCCCAGTAATGTAGACTCCTTAATTGGACTTCCTGGTGGTGATTACTGTATGTGGAGGGACAatatgttgtgttcacagccaCCATCTCAACTCAATTACCTCTGATAATAAAAGAGGAAGCTTTAGTGATGATACTACAGAGGCATTTACACAGGTAGTGGGCTAAACACTGAGTTTTATGCCTTTGttttcaaacttttctgtcCTGCTGTGCACTCATGTCTCCCAAACTTAACCTATAAATCATCACAGCTTGAAGTGACTGGAACAAAGAAAAGACCTCACCTTGTGCCTGTTGTCAAATCCCTACGCTTACCTGCAGTTAGTTTTTGGACCATTTCTTACATTGTAGTGTTTGTCCATAAATCTTCTCATGTATATGCCACTGACTTTGATGTATTGCTAGGGTAAAGCCCTCAGTTTCACAGACTCTCTGCTGCTTGCTGTAGCTTACCCAAAACTCTGACAAGGACCTGCGGCGAAGCTGCCTTCTGTAGTTTTGGACCCAGTCTCTGGAACAGTCTGTTCATctgaggacagcagcatcaaaTGAGGTGTTTAAGTCCCCCCCCACTGAATACTCACTTTGTTAGATGTGCTTTTTATCTAGAGCTAAAACAAGTCAATTCATAAATGATTACATAgttgaaacagaaaatgaatagtCCCAACATTTTCTTGTTCCAGCTTCTTGACATTTTCTTCTGAGAATTcagatatttctttttgttttttcatgataGTTAATTAAATACCTTGATTTGTCGGACACAAAATGAGTTAACTTTGATGGCTTTAGAAAATTGCACTGAATATATTTCAGTATATTCAGTTTTTATAGAccaattaatcgattaatcaagaAGAGACTCAAATCAAAATCATGTTAGTAGCAACTTGAGTGCCTGCCTTTAAAGCCTGCCCCTTTTTTTGACtgtatatgcatatgtgtgtctatttgttttactttaccTCTCTTTCataacattatataaatatgtcGTGGAGTATTAAGTACCATGTAGTtgtaagtaaataaaagtgttgTATGTCTAAATATAATATCTTTATAGGTGAGGTTAGAATTGAAATGGCAAATACTTTTATTGATAAACACCTTCAAATATCCTGATATCAGTTTACAACTACATTATAGTGTGCtataaacattttatgaaaTGCTAAATAGAGTGATAAAGTGGTTTGTCCTAATATTCATCACTTTCAGCTGTATCTCTTACGTGAAATGAGACATGATAGTCAGTATTTATTTGAGTAAATTTGGGCATCCCAAATATGCAGTGCCAGGATAGCAGATTTAAtcacaaaaactgtaaaattacaTAATGTAGTAACAGgggaagtttaaaaaaaacttttttttccattcacttAAATTTAATGCTAGCTCACAGTGTTGTGTCAGGCCTGTCTGTGCCTGAGTAAAGTAAAATTAATAAGGATAAATgaattgtctttgttttctaagtgaacctgtttctgtttggagaaagtgaaagaatgCATTCAACCCACAGTGTCTTTTGCCAGGTGTTAAACATGGAGGTGGATCTGTCATGGTATGAGCAGCCATCTCGTAGGAGTCATTTGGACCAGTCAATGTTCTGCAAGGTTTATAAAAACGTCCAACAAATGTGAGGCCATTTTACAGGACCAGTTGCTGGAAATACAGTCCCTTCATCATATATTTCAGTCCCCCACACCATGCTGCATTACTAATATTTGTACAGCTTGTTTTGGCCAACATCAATAGCTTCACTAAACTAAACATATTCCACAAAGGTCAGGTAAGaaatagcagaaataaactatTTGTGTCTCCACACATTACTATATATGATCTTTAGAATGCTATTGCACAGTTAAAGTTACATGAATTGGCTActttttctttgactttattCTCTGATAGTTTGGTATTTGCATGCTTATTTCTCCTTGTGGTCAGTCGGATCTGCTTGATTCAATTGGAGGCACACAAACTCAAACTTGTGTACAATCCCTCTACCCTGAATAGCATACTTAGCAAAAATATTATGCCTCTtggtgttaaaatgtttttcccaCTTTCGGTCTAATCAAAGCATTTTTCTCTAACCTTATTTAATCAGGGTAGTTTCACTGAGTGATGTGATGTTTACATTATgctgttcatttattcatttatctaaACAACTGAGAAAGATGTTGCCATAAAAAACTGAAGAAGTGGACTATCTTTACAAAttagatgcaaaaaaaaaaaaatcataatattgGAGAAACCTGAAAATACCAATCCACTGCTGCGCTACTGCCAATCTAAATGAGTTTAAGTGACTCAAATGCAGGTGTGTGAACCTGGAAGATAAATACGTAAGAAGACATTTAGCTGTAATTACTGCCAGCGATGGCCGTACAAAGGCCCAAGTAAACATGCAAAATACTTAAGCCAAATGAGATCCATTCATGCAATTTTTCCCAAAATAGATTGTAGTCAATTATAGATTAGTGATGAACCATTAGATTAGTGCACCAGGGGATATGATTCATCCATTGCACTAGCCATCCATTTAGACATCTGACCAGTCAACTATCTAGTGATTCCACAGAGAATCCCCCAACCCTCCCCAACTACATAAATGGACTGTAATAACTCTAAAGGTCTATCAGCAAGCATAATGATGGAGTCATAGGGAAAGGTGAAAAGGCACAAGAaattatacatacatttattgtatatgcatatttatttattttagaaccctgatttaaatcaaatatcACGTCCATTTTGaggtaaatatattaaatat contains the following coding sequences:
- the LOC104929663 gene encoding C2 calcium-dependent domain-containing protein 4C, with protein sequence MWLLEKLRSSVESSGTQSQPPQTVEAIPVSVYANVLTPEKIPDFFIPPKLICCPPEESLTPEPQHCTLRPSSSDHAICSQSPRARSSKNPCSPRLFSRLGNLQKSANRHIIQIESADEPGAGPADKVSVDVNTNADPQSQTAMSLPYVPKAQTSYGFSTLVESPHTRRKESLFHSDPCSPLTSPNSQRRSQGGTLLAPADPNPYRYFSGGESDTCSSAESSPFNSPLLSRSASLLRSITQETQAKVSRAKRSLARHSSLSTDDCSSADNSPNMQRRRMRCPPSPAFRGCKSSILRGAASDLLQREHTVNLHKGGTLRLSTHYDPEAARLRVRVLAAEALYDRQTDLKSINCCVALYLNPGKQQKQRSTIIKNSRNPVFNEDFFFDALPQSQVKSLAMKIKVVNKGTSLRRDVLLGEREVLLSELLAGL